The Beijerinckiaceae bacterium genome has a window encoding:
- a CDS encoding beta-N-acetylhexosaminidase, with amino-acid sequence MPAKSLASVGDHFLIGLKPSPVLDDRDRALLADLRPAGVILFKSNFRHDLPYEAWLESHARLIDDIRAATGRERMFIAMDHEGGRVCRTPPPITRFAYAARWAPHAAEVGHAMGRELASLGINLCFAPVLDIHTNPANPVIGERAFGQTAEAVIAAALPFMQALQAEKIIPCGKHFPGHGDTSIDSHFGLPSQALSLACLRGREIKPFAAAIQAGIPMLMTSHILFPSVDPDAPVTLSHLFATGILREELGFTGVAISDDIGMGAMKGLFDSPDAAVRFIEAGCDMVMVCAHFTDAGRARGFAGAILAAVEAGRLDPDLLARSRARIESLLARTSINAVHSLPDATFREHAAAGALYEATTVEVV; translated from the coding sequence ATGCCCGCCAAATCCTTAGCCTCTGTCGGCGACCATTTTCTGATCGGCCTCAAGCCTTCGCCGGTCTTGGATGATCGCGACCGCGCGCTTCTTGCGGATTTGCGGCCTGCCGGTGTCATCCTGTTCAAGAGCAACTTTCGTCACGACCTGCCTTACGAAGCATGGCTCGAGAGCCATGCCCGGTTGATCGACGACATTCGCGCGGCGACCGGGCGCGAGCGCATGTTCATCGCGATGGATCATGAGGGTGGGAGGGTTTGCCGGACGCCGCCCCCAATTACGCGCTTCGCCTATGCGGCGCGATGGGCACCCCATGCAGCCGAGGTCGGCCACGCGATGGGGCGCGAGCTTGCTTCGCTCGGGATCAACCTGTGCTTTGCTCCGGTGCTCGACATTCACACCAATCCGGCCAATCCCGTGATCGGCGAACGCGCGTTTGGGCAAACGGCCGAGGCTGTGATCGCTGCGGCGCTGCCGTTCATGCAGGCGCTGCAGGCCGAAAAAATCATACCCTGCGGCAAGCATTTTCCCGGACATGGCGATACGAGCATCGACTCCCATTTCGGACTGCCGTCGCAAGCGCTCAGCCTTGCCTGCCTTCGCGGACGCGAGATCAAGCCTTTTGCCGCGGCGATCCAAGCCGGCATTCCGATGCTGATGACCTCGCATATTCTTTTTCCCAGCGTCGACCCCGATGCGCCGGTAACGCTGTCGCATCTTTTTGCGACCGGTATTTTGCGCGAGGAGCTCGGTTTTACTGGAGTTGCAATCTCGGATGATATTGGGATGGGCGCCATGAAGGGGCTGTTCGACAGCCCCGATGCGGCGGTCCGCTTTATTGAGGCCGGCTGCGACATGGTCATGGTCTGCGCGCATTTCACCGACGCCGGCCGCGCCAGGGGATTTGCCGGCGCGATCCTGGCGGCGGTCGAAGCAGGCCGTTTGGACCCGGACCTCTTGGCGCGGTCGCGCGCGCGGATCGAAAGCCTGCTGGCGCGAACATCGATCAACGCGGTCCATTCTTTGCCGGACGCCACCTTCCGGGAACACGCCGCCGCCGGAGCTTTGTACGAAGCGACGACCGTCGAAGTGGTTTAG
- a CDS encoding metallophosphoesterase has translation MTSISRRLFLQGAGAAVWASAGLSSYAFAFEPGLRLNITSYRLTPPNWPDGLLLKAVVLADIHACEPWMPASRIRGIAELTNDLKPDVVFLLGDFAGGHRIVTGPVMPDQWGEALSVLKPPLGSYAVLGNHDWWHGALPGMPADDAEGVRSALRGAGIAVLENNALRLTKDGRAFWVAGLGDQIAQPKAPRRFRGLDDLPGTMAQIRDPAPVILLAHEPYVFRRVPDRVSLTLCGHTHGGQINLPIFSKDYLRSHYGMDLIYGHIVERRRHLIISAGLGTSYAPVRFMRPPEIVELIIGDGPNGTNPQS, from the coding sequence ATGACCAGCATAAGCCGACGGCTTTTTCTACAAGGGGCCGGCGCCGCGGTCTGGGCGAGCGCTGGCCTTAGCTCCTACGCTTTTGCGTTTGAACCCGGTTTACGTCTCAACATAACCTCCTATCGGCTGACCCCGCCAAATTGGCCTGATGGCTTGCTCCTCAAGGCCGTCGTACTGGCCGATATTCATGCCTGCGAACCCTGGATGCCGGCCAGCCGCATTCGCGGCATTGCCGAATTGACCAATGATTTAAAACCGGACGTCGTTTTCCTCCTCGGCGATTTCGCGGGTGGCCATCGCATTGTCACCGGGCCCGTGATGCCGGATCAATGGGGCGAGGCCCTGTCCGTCTTGAAGCCGCCGCTCGGCAGCTATGCGGTCCTTGGCAATCATGACTGGTGGCACGGCGCTCTGCCCGGGATGCCGGCCGATGACGCGGAAGGCGTTCGCAGCGCTTTGCGCGGGGCTGGCATCGCGGTTCTCGAGAACAACGCGCTGCGCCTCACTAAGGACGGCCGAGCCTTCTGGGTCGCCGGTCTCGGCGATCAAATCGCCCAGCCAAAGGCGCCAAGACGCTTTCGAGGGCTCGACGATCTCCCTGGCACGATGGCACAGATCCGGGACCCCGCTCCCGTTATTTTGCTGGCGCATGAACCTTACGTGTTCAGGCGTGTTCCGGACCGCGTTTCGCTGACCCTTTGCGGACACACGCATGGAGGCCAGATCAATCTTCCGATTTTCAGCAAAGACTATTTACGGTCCCACTATGGGATGGATCTGATCTATGGACATATCGTCGAAAGACGCCGCCATTTGATCATTTCGGCTGGCCTCGGCACATCCTATGCGCCGGTTCGCTTTATGCGGCCACCGGAGATCGTCGAACTGATCATCGGTGACGGACCAAACGGGACAAACCCGCAATCTTGA
- a CDS encoding amidase, whose translation MPNLFDSATNLRAALRRGEFSARDLLAATLAAIERHNPALNAIVVIDEASAWQAAATADDRLARGDARPLEGLPVTIKDSFEVAGMRTCVGSPALANYVPVEDASAVARLRNAGAIILGKTNVPLLTGDFQTYNAIYGTTNNPWNLEFSPGGSSGGAAVAIASGLSALELGSDLAGSIRWPAHCCGIFGLRTTWNLISTHGHIPPMPDLRLGRNPEFTVAGPLARSAADLALALDVLVGPRDPMAQAEAFAPARKTFPKGLRVALWLDEPFAPVDATVAEAVQKAALMLEAAGAIVDNTARPAFSFQEAWEVFAVLTHAIIGAGLPERVREKLAASAKDFEIGDLSQRALQVRGMSLSGADFLSLQARRSYLQQEWARFFERTDVVLCPSAPTAAIRHDHAADPHQKHIFVNGRKTPYFDLMHWASLATGSGLPAAIAPVMLGKDGLPRGVQIIAASFEDRTAIACAAMIEQLGAGFRAPAMGS comes from the coding sequence ATGCCAAATTTGTTCGATTCCGCTACCAATCTGCGTGCAGCGCTGCGCCGAGGGGAATTTTCCGCGCGTGATCTCCTGGCCGCCACTTTGGCGGCGATCGAGCGCCATAACCCGGCTTTGAACGCGATCGTCGTGATAGACGAAGCCTCGGCATGGCAGGCTGCCGCCACCGCCGATGACCGCCTCGCGCGGGGCGACGCCCGCCCGCTGGAAGGCTTGCCGGTAACGATCAAGGACTCCTTCGAGGTGGCCGGGATGCGAACCTGCGTCGGGTCCCCTGCCCTCGCCAATTACGTGCCGGTCGAAGACGCCAGTGCCGTCGCACGGCTTCGAAATGCCGGTGCGATCATTCTCGGCAAGACCAATGTCCCCCTTTTGACGGGAGACTTTCAAACCTACAACGCCATCTACGGAACCACCAATAATCCCTGGAACCTGGAGTTTTCTCCAGGCGGTTCCTCCGGCGGTGCCGCAGTGGCGATCGCCAGCGGCTTGAGCGCGCTCGAACTCGGCTCGGACCTCGCCGGGTCGATCCGCTGGCCGGCTCATTGCTGCGGCATCTTCGGCCTGAGAACGACCTGGAATCTAATCTCCACACATGGCCATATCCCGCCGATGCCGGATCTGCGCCTTGGACGCAATCCCGAGTTCACCGTCGCAGGGCCGCTCGCCCGCTCCGCCGCGGATCTGGCGCTAGCCCTCGACGTCCTGGTTGGACCGCGCGATCCCATGGCACAGGCCGAAGCTTTTGCTCCGGCCCGCAAAACTTTTCCAAAGGGTTTGCGCGTGGCGCTCTGGCTGGATGAGCCCTTTGCTCCGGTTGACGCGACCGTCGCCGAAGCCGTGCAAAAGGCGGCGCTCATGCTCGAAGCGGCGGGAGCCATCGTGGATAATACCGCGCGCCCGGCATTCTCCTTTCAAGAAGCATGGGAGGTCTTTGCCGTCCTGACCCATGCGATCATTGGCGCTGGTCTGCCGGAAAGGGTGCGGGAGAAACTCGCGGCCAGCGCGAAGGATTTCGAAATCGGGGACCTTTCCCAACGCGCTTTACAAGTGCGCGGGATGAGCCTGAGCGGAGCGGATTTCCTCAGCCTTCAGGCGCGTCGGTCTTATCTCCAGCAGGAATGGGCACGGTTTTTCGAGCGGACCGATGTCGTGCTTTGCCCGTCCGCTCCGACCGCAGCCATTCGCCACGATCATGCGGCCGATCCCCATCAAAAGCACATATTCGTGAATGGTCGGAAAACGCCCTATTTTGACCTCATGCATTGGGCTAGTCTTGCTACTGGATCCGGTTTACCGGCCGCTATAGCACCGGTAATGCTGGGAAAAGATGGCTTGCCGCGCGGCGTGCAAATTATTGCCGCCAGCTTCGAGGATCGCACGGCGATCGCCTGCGCGGCCATGATCGAGCAGCTCGGCGCGGGTTTTCGCGCCCCCGCGATGGGGTCCTGA
- a CDS encoding DUF1499 domain-containing protein, with translation MRRLIIEEPYSRAALLSRRLAVFSLAVALVGILGVWRGFDLLAVLGGAALIACVAILSAVLAFVIIWRSGRKGAGEAFGGLLLAALLLAYPAYLAQRTLRLPHLSDISTDIAEPPAFSLSHEALAARGDVTAPSIPVSRRKAQLLAYPHIQPILLDLDAPEAFDAVQKAVTANGWKIVEQKPPGGRVGVGHVDAIATSFIFGFPSDVTVRLRPLAGQTRIDIRSVSRFGSFDFGADPRNIEKFEAALLNVVDKK, from the coding sequence ATGCGGCGTCTAATCATCGAGGAGCCCTATTCCCGGGCTGCGTTGCTCAGCCGGCGTCTTGCGGTTTTTTCGCTCGCGGTCGCTCTTGTTGGCATTTTGGGTGTCTGGCGCGGTTTCGATCTCCTTGCGGTGCTTGGCGGCGCTGCGTTGATCGCCTGCGTTGCGATTCTATCCGCGGTTTTGGCTTTTGTGATCATTTGGCGCAGCGGGCGCAAAGGGGCCGGAGAGGCGTTTGGCGGGCTTCTCCTCGCCGCCTTGCTGCTGGCCTATCCGGCCTATCTTGCGCAACGGACTCTGCGCCTGCCGCATCTGTCGGATATTTCGACAGACATTGCCGAACCTCCCGCCTTTTCGCTGTCGCATGAGGCGCTGGCTGCGCGTGGCGACGTGACGGCGCCAAGCATCCCGGTTTCGAGGCGCAAGGCACAGCTTTTGGCCTATCCTCATATCCAGCCGATCCTTCTCGATCTCGACGCGCCCGAAGCCTTCGACGCAGTTCAAAAAGCGGTCACGGCAAATGGCTGGAAGATCGTCGAACAAAAGCCGCCCGGCGGACGCGTCGGCGTCGGTCACGTCGATGCCATTGCAACCAGTTTTATCTTCGGGTTTCCCTCTGATGTGACGGTGAGGCTTCGGCCGCTGGCCGGTCAGACGCGCATCGACATCCGTTCCGTTTCGCGTTTCGGTTCCTTTGATTTTGGCGCCGACCCCCGCAATATCGAAAAATTCGAGGCCGCCTTATTGAATGTCGTCGACAAGAAGTGA
- a CDS encoding MBL fold metallo-hydrolase encodes MNDQTQDSEISFDRSFLGGPGELVRLSPLVRRMVAGNPGPMTFTGTCTYVVGNGDVAVIDPGPEGPAHIAALLAALRNENVTAILVTHTHRDHSPGARALKAATGARIIGCPPQDFTQRPIGAAVDAAHDQDYAPDKILREGEAIETANFALVCVETPGHTKNHLAFALPQEKALFSGDHVMAWSTSVVLPPDGTMRDYMASLEKLSGRNDRIYWPGHGGPVNEPQRYIRALAQHRRTREKSIRARLEAGDETIGAIVANVYKDLDPVLTYAASLSVLAHLEDLAERGLVSTEGTATLGAVYRPV; translated from the coding sequence ATGAACGACCAAACGCAGGACAGCGAGATTTCCTTCGACCGTTCATTCCTGGGCGGCCCAGGCGAATTGGTACGGCTCTCGCCGTTGGTCCGCCGTATGGTCGCCGGCAACCCAGGCCCGATGACCTTTACCGGAACCTGCACTTATGTCGTCGGCAATGGCGACGTCGCTGTCATCGATCCGGGCCCCGAGGGTCCTGCCCATATCGCCGCCTTGCTCGCAGCCCTGCGGAACGAAAATGTGACAGCCATCCTTGTTACACATACGCATCGCGATCATTCCCCTGGAGCGCGCGCGCTGAAAGCCGCAACGGGGGCAAGGATCATCGGTTGCCCTCCACAGGACTTCACACAGCGGCCAATAGGCGCCGCCGTCGATGCCGCCCACGATCAAGACTATGCGCCGGACAAAATTCTGCGCGAGGGCGAGGCAATCGAAACCGCAAATTTTGCCTTGGTCTGCGTCGAAACCCCCGGCCACACGAAGAACCATCTCGCCTTTGCCCTGCCACAAGAAAAGGCGCTTTTTTCCGGCGATCATGTCATGGCCTGGTCGACGTCGGTCGTCTTGCCTCCAGACGGAACCATGCGGGACTACATGGCATCGCTTGAAAAACTCAGCGGCCGTAACGATAGGATTTATTGGCCAGGCCATGGCGGTCCTGTCAACGAACCGCAGCGCTACATACGTGCCCTCGCGCAGCATCGCCGAACTCGCGAAAAATCCATCCGTGCTCGCCTCGAGGCCGGGGACGAGACGATCGGCGCGATCGTGGCCAATGTCTACAAGGACCTCGACCCCGTCCTCACTTATGCGGCGTCCTTGTCGGTCCTCGCACATTTGGAGGATCTTGCCGAACGCGGGCTGGTCAGTACCGAAGGTACGGCGACGCTCGGTGCCGTCTATCGTCCTGTTTAG
- a CDS encoding UDP-N-acetylglucosamine-peptide N-acetylglucosaminyltransferase has translation MKLNLVSRDMCEWAGLIDLREGFRAKLARGESGKVSPFLLLAFSGISAAEQRACSELWMKDRQAACAADRAALAFTFNTASRPKIRIGYLSCDFHEHATSLLLVEMFEAHDRARFELFAYSYGADDSKGMRPRLEATFDHFIDIEALSNIDAARAIHTDGIDILVDLKGYTHNTRTAILMFGPAPVQVNFLGYPGTLGTTVCDYIITDLFLTPLASRKDYSESFAYLPHSYHPHGRKGRIKTAPSRTDTGLPAHGFVFCCFNQAYKITPEIFDIWCRLLIEVPGSVLWLLKNDMVEGNLKNEALWRGITADRLVFAEDRPQIEHLSRLQLADLVLDTLPYNAHTTASDALWAGVPLITCAGDTFPSRVAGSILHAIGLDELIAADLDAYFELAFELATNPNRLAIVKAKLTANRLTTPLFDIEAYTRNMEGLYEIMWQRYRDGEAPAQIGVFSGTD, from the coding sequence ATGAAGCTGAACCTTGTCAGCCGCGACATGTGTGAGTGGGCCGGGCTCATCGATTTGCGCGAGGGCTTCCGCGCTAAACTCGCGCGAGGAGAATCAGGAAAGGTCTCGCCTTTCCTTCTGCTCGCCTTCTCCGGCATCAGTGCAGCCGAACAGCGCGCTTGTTCCGAACTCTGGATGAAAGACCGGCAGGCCGCCTGTGCAGCCGATCGCGCCGCCCTTGCTTTCACCTTCAACACCGCCAGCCGGCCCAAAATCCGAATCGGCTACCTATCCTGCGATTTCCACGAGCACGCCACTTCACTGCTTCTCGTGGAAATGTTTGAAGCGCATGACCGCGCGCGGTTCGAACTGTTCGCTTATTCCTATGGCGCCGATGACAGCAAAGGAATGCGGCCTCGTCTCGAAGCCACTTTCGATCATTTCATCGATATTGAAGCCTTGTCGAATATCGACGCAGCCCGCGCGATCCATACCGACGGCATCGACATCCTCGTCGACCTCAAGGGCTATACGCATAATACGCGGACGGCGATCCTGATGTTCGGGCCTGCCCCTGTTCAGGTCAACTTTCTCGGCTATCCGGGAACGCTCGGCACGACTGTCTGCGATTACATCATCACCGATCTTTTCCTCACCCCGCTCGCGAGCCGCAAAGACTACAGCGAGTCCTTTGCCTATCTGCCGCACAGCTATCACCCCCATGGCCGCAAGGGACGGATCAAGACGGCTCCCAGCCGCACTGACACCGGTTTACCCGCGCATGGCTTCGTCTTTTGCTGCTTCAATCAGGCCTACAAAATCACGCCGGAAATATTCGACATCTGGTGCCGCCTCCTGATCGAAGTGCCGGGCAGCGTGCTTTGGCTCCTGAAGAATGATATGGTCGAAGGAAACCTGAAGAATGAGGCGTTGTGGCGGGGCATTACGGCGGACCGGCTAGTCTTCGCCGAGGATAGACCGCAAATCGAACATTTGAGCCGGCTCCAGCTCGCCGATCTCGTACTCGATACTTTACCTTATAACGCCCATACGACAGCAAGCGATGCTCTTTGGGCGGGCGTGCCGCTCATCACCTGCGCCGGCGATACTTTTCCTTCCCGAGTCGCCGGAAGCATCTTGCACGCGATCGGGCTCGATGAGCTGATCGCGGCCGATCTCGACGCCTATTTTGAACTGGCTTTTGAACTGGCGACGAATCCAAACCGGCTGGCCATTGTCAAAGCCAAACTCACGGCGAACCGCTTGACCACTCCCCTTTTCGATATCGAGGCCTATACGCGCAACATGGAAGGGCTTTACGAGATCATGTGGCAACGCTATCGCGACGGCGAGGCGCCGGCCCAAATCGGCGTGTTTTCCGGCACCGACTAA
- a CDS encoding error-prone DNA polymerase, translated as MTREPGTERDSPRYAELAVTTNFSFLRGASHPQELVAQALDLGLAGIGIADRNSLAGIARAHVFAREHKAAAKGLRVVSGARLVFCDHTPDILSFPKDRAAYARLTRLLTRGNARAQKGTCLLTQSDLIEHAQGMQLIVMPKSSWEAKDTRRQAAKIHSDLTDAPKTVTEGKEPSYTHFALLDSLRAATQNNVWLAASMTYGRHMRRDLMNRRALARRTGLPLLATNDVLMHAPQRRALQDVLTSIREGVTLDAAGYRLEANAERHLKDATEMARLFAEAPEAIAETLYFLEGINFSLDELRGDYPEELREGFATPQEALEAFTHEGARQRYPNGVPPHVRQAIAHELKLVAELDYAPYFLTVHDIMRFARSRGILCQGRGSAANSTLCFCLGITEVDPAIHDLLFERFISTERNEPPDIDVDFEHERREEVMQYIYEHYGRARAGLTASVITYRMRSAIRETGKAFGFSEDAVSALSNTVFGHSSTLDAQETRKAGLDPTEARLAKAIELASELMGFPRHLSQHTGGFVITRSRLDETVPIANAAMEDRTTIEWDKDDLDALGILKIDVLALGMLSCLRKGFDLIKKYYDRDMTLARLPAEERAVYAMISRADTIGVFQIESRAQMSMLPRLKPSTFYDLVIEVAIVRPGPIQGDMVHPYLRRRQGLEPVSYPSKELEAVLCKTLGVPLFQEQAMKIAIVAAGFTPAEADRLRRSMATFKHVGTISTFQDKMVEGMAARNYPRDFALRCFKQIEGFGTYGFPESHAASFALLVYASAWMKCRYPDAFACALLNAQPMGFYAPAQIVRDAREHGISVEEVDVNFSDWDATLDPYTSQPDSTARQLHPRHASMQSEILSTHRLRLGFRQIKGLCEADMQKLVALRKNGYDSIRDLWLRTGLSPGILEILAQADVFGSLGLDRREALWAVRGLNRAGDKDDLPLLQALSWCPLEADAMLPPMPPGEQVIEDYRHLSLSLKGHPVAFVRERLDHDDFGLTQSKIMNVIDSKNLERDAGGKPVSTFPHPALTQNKICRAEELAILPPGGRVSVAGLVLVRQRPGSAKGIIFLTLEDETGIANVIVWPKILEIYRPAVIGARFIAVTGRLQNEAGVIHVVMERAKDLTFLLSDLNAQGSLPGLARAVKRPNPPGDKSEKSQASLFGEPQMLTRDPSPAAGIQHALPKGRNFQ; from the coding sequence ATGACAAGAGAGCCTGGCACGGAAAGGGATTCCCCGCGCTATGCCGAACTCGCCGTCACGACGAATTTTTCGTTTTTACGCGGCGCTTCGCATCCGCAAGAGCTTGTCGCCCAAGCCCTGGATCTGGGCCTTGCCGGGATCGGGATCGCCGATCGCAATTCGCTCGCCGGTATTGCGCGCGCCCATGTTTTCGCCCGCGAGCATAAGGCTGCCGCGAAAGGCCTTCGCGTGGTAAGCGGCGCCCGGCTCGTCTTTTGCGATCATACACCCGACATTTTGAGCTTTCCGAAGGACCGCGCCGCCTATGCCCGCCTGACGCGGCTCCTCACGCGCGGCAACGCCCGCGCGCAAAAAGGGACGTGCCTGCTCACGCAAAGCGACCTCATCGAGCATGCGCAAGGTATGCAACTCATCGTCATGCCAAAGAGCAGCTGGGAGGCCAAGGATACGCGCAGGCAGGCGGCAAAAATCCATTCCGATTTAACCGATGCCCCCAAAACCGTGACCGAAGGCAAAGAGCCGTCTTACACACATTTTGCGTTGCTGGACTCGCTGCGTGCCGCCACGCAAAATAACGTCTGGCTTGCGGCGTCGATGACTTATGGCCGGCACATGCGGCGCGATCTTATGAACCGCCGCGCTCTTGCACGCAGGACCGGCCTTCCGCTTCTCGCCACCAACGATGTTCTCATGCATGCGCCGCAGCGGCGCGCCTTGCAGGATGTGCTCACCTCTATCCGTGAAGGCGTGACTCTGGACGCAGCAGGCTATCGGCTCGAGGCCAATGCCGAGCGCCATCTCAAAGACGCGACCGAGATGGCGCGTCTCTTTGCCGAGGCCCCCGAGGCGATCGCAGAGACCTTATATTTTCTGGAAGGCATCAACTTCAGCCTCGATGAGCTTCGCGGCGATTATCCCGAGGAATTGCGGGAGGGCTTTGCAACACCGCAGGAAGCTTTGGAGGCTTTCACCCATGAGGGGGCAAGGCAGCGCTATCCAAACGGCGTTCCGCCACATGTGCGGCAAGCGATCGCGCATGAATTGAAGCTTGTCGCGGAGCTCGATTACGCGCCCTATTTTCTGACTGTCCACGACATCATGCGCTTTGCCCGTTCGCGCGGCATTTTATGCCAAGGCCGTGGCTCGGCAGCCAATTCGACGCTCTGCTTTTGTCTCGGCATCACCGAGGTCGATCCGGCCATTCATGATCTTCTTTTTGAACGCTTTATTTCTACCGAGCGCAACGAGCCTCCCGATATCGATGTCGATTTCGAGCATGAACGGCGCGAAGAAGTCATGCAATATATTTATGAGCATTACGGCCGCGCCAGGGCCGGCCTGACGGCGAGCGTCATCACCTACCGCATGCGTTCGGCCATTCGTGAAACCGGCAAGGCGTTCGGTTTCTCGGAAGATGCGGTTTCAGCTTTATCCAACACGGTCTTCGGCCATTCGTCGACACTCGACGCACAAGAAACACGCAAGGCAGGTCTGGATCCGACCGAAGCCAGGCTCGCGAAAGCAATCGAACTCGCCAGCGAACTCATGGGCTTTCCGCGCCATCTTTCGCAACATACGGGCGGCTTCGTCATTACCCGCTCGCGCCTCGATGAAACCGTGCCCATCGCCAATGCGGCGATGGAAGACCGTACCACCATCGAATGGGACAAGGACGATCTCGACGCCCTTGGCATTTTGAAGATCGACGTGCTGGCACTCGGCATGCTGAGCTGCCTGCGCAAGGGCTTCGACCTCATCAAAAAATATTACGACAGGGACATGACATTGGCGCGCCTGCCCGCCGAGGAGCGCGCCGTCTATGCCATGATCTCGCGCGCCGATACGATCGGCGTGTTCCAGATCGAGAGCCGAGCGCAAATGTCGATGCTGCCGCGCCTCAAACCAAGCACGTTCTACGATCTCGTCATCGAAGTCGCGATCGTGCGGCCAGGGCCGATCCAGGGCGACATGGTGCATCCCTATCTGCGCCGCCGGCAAGGTTTGGAGCCTGTCTCCTATCCTTCCAAGGAACTCGAAGCTGTGCTCTGCAAGACGCTGGGCGTCCCCTTGTTCCAGGAACAAGCGATGAAGATCGCCATCGTCGCCGCCGGCTTTACCCCGGCCGAGGCCGACCGGCTGCGCCGCTCCATGGCGACGTTCAAACATGTCGGCACGATCAGTACCTTCCAGGACAAGATGGTGGAAGGTATGGCCGCGCGCAATTATCCACGCGATTTCGCGCTGCGCTGCTTCAAGCAGATCGAGGGCTTCGGCACTTATGGCTTTCCGGAAAGCCACGCGGCCTCCTTCGCTCTCCTCGTCTATGCCTCGGCCTGGATGAAATGCCGCTACCCGGATGCCTTTGCCTGCGCTCTTCTCAATGCCCAACCGATGGGGTTCTATGCTCCGGCACAAATCGTGCGCGATGCCCGCGAGCATGGCATTTCCGTCGAGGAGGTGGATGTCAATTTCTCCGATTGGGACGCAACACTCGATCCCTATACAAGCCAGCCTGATTCAACAGCAAGGCAATTGCATCCCCGCCATGCCTCCATGCAAAGCGAGATCCTCTCGACGCATCGGCTCCGGCTCGGTTTCCGCCAGATCAAAGGACTTTGCGAAGCCGACATGCAGAAGCTCGTGGCCTTGCGCAAGAATGGTTATGATTCGATCCGCGATCTTTGGCTGCGCACCGGGCTTTCTCCCGGCATTCTCGAAATTCTGGCGCAAGCCGACGTGTTCGGCTCGCTCGGTCTCGACCGGCGCGAGGCGCTTTGGGCCGTGCGCGGATTAAACCGTGCCGGCGACAAGGATGATCTGCCTTTATTGCAAGCTCTGAGCTGGTGCCCGCTCGAAGCTGACGCCATGCTCCCGCCCATGCCGCCCGGCGAACAAGTGATCGAGGATTACCGCCATTTGTCGCTTTCCTTGAAAGGACATCCTGTTGCCTTCGTGCGCGAGAGGCTAGATCATGATGATTTTGGATTAACTCAATCCAAAATCATGAACGTGATCGATTCCAAAAATTTAGAGCGGGATGCGGGCGGAAAACCGGTTTCCACTTTTCCTCATCCCGCTCTAACACAAAATAAAATTTGCCGCGCCGAGGAGCTCGCCATCCTTCCCCCCGGCGGCCGGGTCAGCGTCGCCGGCCTCGTTCTCGTGCGCCAGCGCCCAGGTTCGGCCAAAGGCATTATCTTTCTCACATTGGAAGACGAAACCGGAATTGCCAATGTCATTGTCTGGCCGAAGATTTTAGAGATTTACCGCCCCGCGGTCATCGGTGCGCGTTTCATCGCGGTGACAGGACGCCTGCAAAACGAGGCGGGCGTGATCCATGTCGTCATGGAGCGCGCCAAGGATTTGACGTTTCTCCTTTCCGACCTCAACGCTCAGGGAAGCCTCCCTGGCCTTGCCCGTGCCGTAAAGCGGCCAAATCCTCCCGGTGACAAGAGCGAAAAATCCCAAGCGAGCCTTTTTGGCGAACCGCAGATGCTAACCCGGGACCCCTCCCCCGCTGCGGGGATCCAGCACGCCCTGCCGAAAGGCCGCAACTTTCAATAG
- a CDS encoding cysteine methyltransferase, with translation MTIHFTLFDTPIGRCAIAWGSRGIVGAQLPEATVRETRKRVLARFAGAREAPPLPEIEGARDGIVALLQGKACDLSSIVLDMERVPPFHRRVYAIARGIPRGETLTYGELAMRMGAPGAARAVGQALGRNPFAIIVPCHRVVAASGRLGGFSANGGTLTKLRLLSLEGAGNGEPGFFDDFAMVVGSERTGDAVRP, from the coding sequence ATGACCATACATTTTACCCTCTTCGACACACCAATTGGCCGATGCGCGATTGCGTGGGGATCGCGTGGCATCGTCGGCGCGCAGCTTCCGGAGGCCACCGTCCGGGAGACACGGAAGCGGGTGCTTGCAAGATTTGCCGGTGCTCGGGAAGCGCCGCCGCTCCCCGAGATCGAAGGCGCGCGAGACGGGATCGTCGCGCTACTGCAAGGCAAAGCCTGTGATCTTTCTTCGATTGTTCTCGACATGGAGAGGGTGCCGCCATTCCATCGTCGTGTCTATGCGATTGCCCGCGGCATTCCGCGCGGAGAGACGCTGACCTATGGCGAGCTTGCGATGCGGATGGGCGCGCCCGGCGCTGCCCGTGCCGTCGGACAAGCGCTCGGGCGAAACCCGTTTGCGATCATCGTGCCGTGCCATCGGGTGGTCGCTGCCAGTGGCAGGCTCGGCGGCTTTTCCGCCAATGGCGGCACTCTGACCAAACTCAGACTCCTCTCGCTCGAAGGCGCTGGAAATGGCGAGCCCGGATTTTTCGACGACTTCGCTATGGTGGTTGGCTCAGAACGCACCGGCGACGCGGTGCGGCCTTAG